In one window of Spartinivicinus marinus DNA:
- a CDS encoding baseplate assembly protein, translating to MTNAINLSQLPAPDVVETLDYEAILDEILTDLKKRDSEFTALVESDPAYKILEVVSYRELILRQRINDAARAVMVAYARGKDLDHLAALFRINRLLIEKGNPNAIPPTEDQWESDDRLRERIVYSLEGLSTAGPKGAYRYHALSASALVKDVSVESPSPGQVVVTVLSTQGQGVPSEDIITAVETQLNDEDIRPLTDQVFVKPAEIINYQINAELTYFTGPDITLVTDEATQRINDYVNNQHRLGLDITLSGIYSALHIPGVQNVKLISPNQNINVSPAQAAYCTQIVISKGAADE from the coding sequence ATGACCAATGCCATTAATTTATCCCAATTACCCGCACCCGATGTGGTTGAGACGCTGGATTATGAAGCCATTTTGGATGAGATTTTAACGGATTTAAAAAAGCGGGATAGTGAATTTACTGCCTTAGTGGAGTCGGACCCAGCCTATAAAATTCTAGAGGTAGTGTCCTACCGAGAATTAATACTCCGTCAGCGAATTAATGATGCTGCCCGTGCGGTGATGGTGGCTTATGCTCGGGGCAAGGACTTAGATCACTTAGCCGCCTTGTTTCGTATCAATCGTTTACTCATTGAAAAAGGTAACCCTAATGCGATTCCGCCCACTGAAGACCAATGGGAAAGTGATGATCGATTGCGGGAGCGGATTGTTTATTCGTTAGAAGGGTTAAGCACAGCAGGCCCTAAAGGCGCTTATCGATATCATGCGTTAAGTGCCAGTGCCTTGGTCAAAGATGTCAGTGTGGAAAGCCCTTCACCAGGCCAAGTAGTGGTTACGGTATTAAGTACCCAAGGGCAGGGCGTTCCTTCTGAGGATATTATTACAGCCGTTGAAACCCAATTAAATGACGAGGATATTCGGCCATTAACCGATCAGGTATTCGTCAAACCGGCGGAAATTATTAACTACCAAATTAATGCCGAGCTGACGTATTTTACTGGGCCGGATATTACCTTGGTGACGGATGAAGCCACCCAGCGGATTAATGACTATGTAAACAATCAGCATCGACTGGGCTTGGATATTACCTTATCGGGAATTTATTCGGCGTTGCATATCCCTGGAGTGCAAAACGTTAAATTAATTAGCCCCAATCAAAATATTAACGTATCCCCAGCACAAGCCGCTTATTGCACCCAAATTGTCATCAGCAAAGGGGCTGCAGATGAATAA
- a CDS encoding GPW/gp25 family protein yields the protein MHGIDRVTGKRLKGHAHLKQSIQDILTTPIGSRIMRRDYGSRLFELIDAPINPETITDIYAATAEALDRWEPRFRLEQIQVHDIRGGQVTVTLSGEYRPDGQLITLEGLIL from the coding sequence ATGCACGGCATTGATCGGGTAACAGGCAAACGATTAAAGGGCCATGCCCATTTAAAACAGTCGATCCAGGATATTTTAACCACACCCATTGGCAGTCGAATCATGCGCCGTGACTATGGTAGCCGGTTATTTGAGCTGATTGATGCCCCGATTAATCCCGAAACCATTACTGATATTTATGCTGCTACGGCTGAGGCGTTAGACCGCTGGGAACCTCGGTTTCGTTTGGAGCAAATCCAAGTACACGACATTCGGGGTGGACAAGTTACCGTGACACTCAGCGGTGAATATCGCCCTGATGGCCAATTAATTACGTTGGAAGGCTTAATCCTATGA
- a CDS encoding phage baseplate assembly protein V, translated as MTYSTDDVLFRLTELERQLANLVLIATVSDVDFERSLVQATSAELVTGWLPWVTHRAANDVSYWAPEIGEQVVVLNPQGEPALGVVLPALYQNKFPALDQRPSIHRVMYADGAIVEYDREISRLVVQLPTAGTVHIVSPSGLSIEGDVYVEGQIKATQDIIDHTRSMQGDRDIYNGHGHDVPGHGTAVPTGAKQ; from the coding sequence ATGACTTACTCAACGGATGACGTGTTGTTTCGCTTGACTGAGTTGGAGCGTCAGCTGGCGAATTTAGTATTAATTGCCACTGTGTCTGATGTGGATTTTGAGCGTTCGTTAGTACAAGCCACCTCAGCTGAATTAGTGACGGGTTGGCTCCCTTGGGTTACTCACCGGGCAGCCAATGATGTCAGTTATTGGGCACCGGAAATTGGCGAGCAGGTAGTGGTTCTCAACCCCCAGGGTGAACCGGCGTTGGGTGTCGTATTACCTGCACTTTATCAAAATAAATTTCCTGCTCTGGATCAACGGCCCAGTATCCATCGGGTGATGTATGCGGATGGGGCAATAGTGGAATATGACCGGGAGATTAGCCGGCTGGTAGTGCAATTACCCACGGCAGGAACGGTACACATTGTAAGTCCTTCAGGGCTGTCTATTGAAGGTGATGTGTATGTGGAAGGGCAAATCAAGGCCACCCAGGACATCATTGACCATACTCGCAGTATGCAAGGCGACCGGGATATTTATAACGGCCACGGCCATGATGTACCAGGGCATGGTACCGCAGTACCTACCGGAGCCAAACAATAA
- a CDS encoding phage protein Gp37 has protein sequence MQIYQLLSAITQTIHSHLPDLKDVSTHAGRFDLGEVKRVANYTPAVKVALMEAWEFKSIETEQWDVSLRLAAFVMVSDSRKLPKDEAAINIIEALSLLIAEQRWGVEGVLAASGIKASNLFSTQTDRQGLAIWGVTWDQVMRLKENIWQPSQVIPSRLYVADDESEFGQEERYDLLNG, from the coding sequence ATGCAAATCTATCAATTACTCTCAGCCATTACCCAAACCATCCACAGTCATTTACCCGACTTAAAGGATGTCTCCACCCATGCAGGTCGGTTTGACTTGGGCGAGGTAAAGAGGGTCGCCAACTACACACCTGCCGTCAAAGTGGCACTCATGGAAGCCTGGGAATTCAAGTCGATAGAAACCGAACAGTGGGATGTGAGCCTGCGTTTAGCAGCATTTGTGATGGTGAGTGACAGTCGCAAATTACCCAAGGATGAGGCGGCCATCAATATTATTGAAGCCCTAAGCCTGTTAATTGCTGAACAACGCTGGGGTGTAGAGGGTGTATTAGCGGCCAGTGGCATTAAAGCCAGTAATTTATTCAGTACTCAAACGGATCGGCAGGGCTTAGCTATTTGGGGAGTTACCTGGGATCAAGTGATGCGCCTTAAGGAAAACATCTGGCAGCCCAGCCAGGTTATTCCTTCCCGTTTATATGTGGCTGATGATGAATCCGAGTTTGGCCAGGAGGAACGCTATGACTTACTCAACGGATGA
- a CDS encoding phage virion morphogenesis protein, translating into MAGAGLDINLRGIDRLNQLIERLQVLGTDNSEILDVLGALAEDQIRRRIEEEQTAPDGTPWPEWSSGYSTTRHSNQGLLQSEGHLLDSINYVVGIDDVTVETNLLYAAIHQYGGIIKPKNGRFLAFQLGSQTVFAKEVTIPARPFMGLSDDNQDEIEQVLVDWVESLV; encoded by the coding sequence ATGGCAGGCGCAGGTTTAGATATTAATCTCCGGGGAATAGATCGGCTAAACCAGCTTATTGAACGTTTGCAGGTTCTGGGCACAGATAATAGCGAAATACTCGATGTGCTGGGTGCCTTAGCGGAAGACCAAATCCGTCGGCGGATTGAAGAAGAACAAACCGCGCCGGATGGTACCCCCTGGCCTGAGTGGTCATCGGGCTATTCAACCACGCGGCATAGTAATCAAGGTTTACTCCAAAGCGAAGGCCATTTACTTGATAGCATTAATTATGTGGTGGGTATTGATGATGTTACGGTGGAGACCAATTTACTTTATGCCGCTATACACCAGTACGGAGGTATCATTAAGCCCAAAAATGGTCGTTTTCTCGCATTTCAATTAGGCAGCCAAACCGTATTTGCTAAAGAGGTCACCATACCTGCTCGACCTTTTATGGGGCTATCCGATGATAACCAGGACGAGATTGAGCAGGTGTTGGTGGATTGGGTGGAGAGTTTGGTTTAA
- a CDS encoding gp436 family protein — protein MYAIEQAIIDRYGNDALYIVADRDKDDQLDHLAIEHALADASAHIDLYLTGRYTLPLSTPSALLTRLCVDIAIYWLGEDRGGASEERRKRFEDAEKTLAKIASGEVKLMIDAPTSNSTGISFSASKRQFSRQSLKGF, from the coding sequence GTGTACGCCATTGAACAAGCCATAATCGATCGCTATGGTAACGATGCCCTGTATATTGTTGCCGACCGTGATAAAGACGACCAGTTGGATCACTTGGCGATTGAGCACGCCTTAGCGGATGCCAGTGCTCATATTGATTTATACCTCACTGGTCGTTATACCCTCCCATTATCAACACCCTCTGCTTTATTAACTCGCCTTTGTGTGGATATTGCCATTTATTGGTTGGGTGAAGATCGCGGTGGTGCATCCGAAGAACGACGTAAGCGGTTTGAAGACGCAGAAAAAACCTTGGCCAAAATTGCCAGTGGTGAAGTTAAACTGATGATTGATGCGCCTACCTCTAATTCAACAGGTATTTCCTTCTCTGCCAGTAAACGACAGTTTAGTCGTCAGTCGCTTAAGGGATTTTAA
- a CDS encoding Mu-like prophage major head subunit gpT family protein — protein MAIITPQLLKSLFTGYKTNFQKGLGMAEPQYNQIATTVPSSTASNTYGWLGQWPGFREWIGDRVIKSMEAHGYQIFNKQFESSVGVKRTDIEDDNLGIYSPMFEEMGRATTAFPDELTFPLLANGFISLCYDGQNFFDEDHPVNSQVDGQGTDQSVSNIIKDPNYKGPTWYVMDTTRAIKPIIFQERKKPKFVAMTKEEDESVFMRGEYRYGVDLRCNVGFSFWQMAIAVQAEFSTDSLWEAKTKMSEYKADGGRPLNLNPNLIVAPAGLEKKITQTLNRELIQDGNTTVSNELKGAFKTLISRRL, from the coding sequence ATGGCCATTATTACTCCTCAGTTATTAAAAAGCTTATTTACCGGTTATAAAACGAATTTTCAGAAAGGGCTGGGGATGGCTGAACCTCAGTATAATCAGATTGCTACCACTGTACCGTCAAGCACCGCCAGTAATACCTACGGCTGGTTAGGGCAATGGCCTGGGTTTCGTGAATGGATTGGGGACAGGGTGATTAAATCCATGGAAGCCCATGGTTACCAGATTTTCAATAAACAGTTCGAGAGTTCTGTGGGTGTGAAACGCACGGATATTGAAGACGACAACTTAGGTATTTATTCGCCCATGTTTGAAGAGATGGGCAGGGCAACCACAGCTTTTCCTGATGAATTAACCTTTCCATTATTGGCTAATGGCTTTATTAGCCTGTGTTACGATGGCCAGAACTTCTTTGATGAGGACCATCCGGTTAATAGCCAAGTAGACGGGCAGGGCACGGATCAGAGCGTATCCAATATTATTAAGGACCCAAATTATAAAGGCCCTACCTGGTATGTGATGGATACCACTCGAGCGATTAAGCCGATTATTTTCCAAGAGCGGAAAAAGCCTAAGTTTGTGGCCATGACTAAAGAGGAAGACGAGTCGGTGTTTATGCGGGGCGAATACCGCTATGGCGTCGATTTACGCTGTAACGTGGGCTTTAGCTTCTGGCAGATGGCCATTGCTGTGCAAGCAGAATTTAGTACTGATAGTCTCTGGGAAGCCAAGACTAAAATGTCAGAATATAAAGCTGATGGTGGCCGTCCACTGAATTTAAACCCGAATTTAATTGTGGCGCCAGCTGGTTTGGAAAAGAAAATCACTCAAACCCTTAACCGGGAGCTGATCCAGGATGGCAACACCACTGTGTCTAATGAGTTAAAAGGCGCATTCAAAACCCTAATATCTCGTCGTCTGTAA
- a CDS encoding phage protease, whose translation MNNQTIALNTELNPILQAIETSQAPQWVQLIPAGVDVVGRDGRTWINDNPQAIVRAFNSSGVELPIDIEHASEHKAPKGEPAPAVAWVKQLEAREGGSIWGLVAWNREGDTLVTSKQYRYLSPVFTYETDSRRILRLSSAGLTNQPNLHLTALNQRQSQEDPTMDEKLVAALGLEPGATVEQAINAINQLKANEQKALNQQQTPDLNKFVPRSDYDKALNRAQTAELEIKKQQEKALNAEIETLIDKALKSGVITPASVEYHKSCCRQEKGLELFKQYVMQGPKVVQDVGNFDKNPPESSDKLTEEDKAVCHMLGLSEKEFTSHK comes from the coding sequence ATGAACAACCAAACTATTGCACTCAACACCGAACTAAACCCAATTCTCCAGGCCATCGAAACCAGCCAAGCCCCGCAGTGGGTGCAGTTAATTCCGGCGGGTGTCGATGTGGTAGGCCGTGATGGTCGCACCTGGATCAATGATAACCCTCAAGCGATCGTGCGTGCCTTTAACAGTAGTGGGGTTGAATTACCCATTGATATTGAGCACGCCTCGGAGCATAAAGCGCCGAAAGGCGAACCTGCCCCTGCAGTGGCCTGGGTCAAGCAGTTGGAGGCCCGTGAAGGCGGTAGTATCTGGGGCTTAGTCGCCTGGAACCGGGAGGGGGACACGTTAGTCACCAGTAAGCAGTATCGGTACCTCTCGCCGGTTTTTACTTATGAAACAGACTCCCGGCGTATTTTGCGTTTGTCTTCTGCGGGATTAACCAATCAACCAAACCTTCATTTAACAGCACTCAATCAGCGCCAGTCACAAGAGGATCCCACTATGGATGAAAAACTAGTAGCGGCGTTGGGCCTGGAGCCTGGCGCGACGGTAGAGCAGGCAATTAATGCTATTAATCAGTTAAAAGCCAATGAGCAGAAGGCGTTAAACCAACAACAAACGCCAGACTTAAATAAATTTGTGCCACGCTCAGATTACGATAAAGCGCTTAACCGCGCCCAAACAGCCGAGTTGGAAATTAAAAAGCAGCAGGAAAAAGCCTTGAATGCTGAGATTGAAACGCTGATTGATAAGGCATTAAAAAGCGGTGTGATTACCCCGGCGAGTGTCGAATACCATAAAAGTTGTTGCCGTCAGGAGAAAGGCTTGGAACTGTTTAAACAGTATGTCATGCAAGGGCCGAAGGTGGTACAGGATGTGGGTAATTTCGATAAGAACCCCCCTGAATCCAGCGACAAGCTAACTGAAGAGGATAAAGCAGTTTGCCACATGCTAGGTCTGTCAGAAAAAGAGTTTACATCCCATAAATAA
- a CDS encoding tetratricopeptide repeat protein, translating to MASNNVLPFYHQKALNSFFNGVDTSSENIKLRYEKMRSIYYQDRIQEALELANSLLQLNLKSIGKGYLESSILHYKGGCHTQLGEFKSALACYKQITEINRINNSAWAAITLIYLKLGQKDKAEQAANKALEIFPDEKQFDFMRIELNL from the coding sequence ATGGCATCAAATAACGTTCTCCCTTTTTATCATCAGAAAGCCCTTAATTCATTTTTTAATGGGGTTGATACATCGTCAGAGAATATCAAGCTACGATATGAAAAAATGCGTTCTATCTATTACCAAGATAGAATCCAAGAAGCGTTGGAGCTTGCTAATTCACTGCTACAACTCAACTTAAAGTCAATAGGCAAAGGGTATTTAGAATCCAGTATTTTGCATTACAAAGGTGGCTGTCATACCCAGCTAGGGGAATTTAAGTCTGCGCTAGCCTGCTACAAGCAAATCACAGAAATTAACAGAATCAATAATAGTGCCTGGGCTGCTATCACCTTAATTTACTTGAAGCTAGGCCAAAAAGACAAAGCTGAACAGGCAGCCAATAAAGCACTGGAAATTTTTCCTGATGAAAAACAGTTTGACTTTATGAGAATAGAGTTGAATCTGTAG
- a CDS encoding antA/AntB antirepressor family protein encodes MTTDLIAFHAQVISDQQVETVNARELHSFLEVGRDYSTWIKNRIKQYKFEECQDFILIHQNGGTNGKGGDRRSVDYFITLDMAKELAMVERNEKGRQARRYFIECERQLKEKLQQEAQPAQPELNLQSPVTNLLDRVRMLLVFEKGNLVHTRAIKEDELLTSTEPKYLAQFVRECMPDYALVKKENVLKAKELLGVLA; translated from the coding sequence ATGACTACTGACCTTATTGCCTTTCATGCGCAAGTAATCTCAGATCAACAAGTTGAAACAGTAAATGCTCGCGAATTACACAGTTTCTTGGAGGTTGGTCGTGACTACTCAACTTGGATTAAAAACAGAATTAAACAGTACAAGTTTGAAGAGTGCCAGGATTTTATTTTGATTCACCAAAACGGGGGAACCAATGGTAAAGGCGGAGATAGGCGCTCTGTAGACTACTTCATCACCCTGGACATGGCCAAAGAGCTAGCCATGGTTGAACGCAACGAAAAAGGCCGCCAAGCTCGCCGTTACTTCATTGAGTGTGAAAGGCAACTGAAGGAAAAGCTACAACAGGAAGCGCAACCTGCCCAGCCCGAATTAAATTTGCAATCCCCTGTTACCAACCTATTGGATCGTGTACGGATGTTGTTGGTTTTCGAAAAAGGCAATTTGGTGCATACACGGGCAATTAAGGAAGATGAACTACTCACATCGACTGAACCAAAGTACCTGGCCCAGTTTGTTCGGGAGTGCATGCCAGACTACGCCCTGGTGAAGAAAGAAAACGTGCTTAAAGCTAAGGAGTTACTGGGGGTTTTGGCTTAG
- a CDS encoding phage head morphogenesis protein, giving the protein MHFAFNREQKGDEPAGANKAPKEALDYFRDKGIKITWDYREVWKTQHTEAFTVAKAMCQDVLLEIRSALDKALAEGLPFETFKKELMPFLEKRGWTGINIHPDGSRVELGTPRRLKLIYDTNMRVARAAGQWQRIQRAKRVMPYLLYSLGPSKEHRPLHEKWAGLVLPVDDVFWNTHFPPNGWGCRCRVRQITKRDATRRGLSPLPDINPIRWTNKYTGRTEMVPEGIDPGWNYNPGQSRSQWLKKHAQEKDKEFNEALN; this is encoded by the coding sequence ATGCATTTTGCGTTTAATCGTGAGCAGAAAGGTGATGAACCGGCTGGCGCTAACAAAGCCCCAAAAGAAGCACTGGATTATTTTCGGGATAAAGGGATTAAAATCACTTGGGATTATCGTGAGGTATGGAAAACACAGCATACGGAAGCTTTCACTGTGGCTAAGGCCATGTGTCAGGATGTACTGCTGGAAATTCGATCTGCATTGGATAAAGCCTTGGCCGAGGGGCTGCCGTTTGAAACCTTTAAAAAAGAACTAATGCCCTTTTTGGAAAAGCGAGGTTGGACAGGCATTAACATTCACCCAGACGGATCACGAGTAGAGTTAGGTACTCCTAGACGCTTAAAATTAATTTACGATACCAATATGCGAGTCGCAAGAGCGGCTGGTCAATGGCAACGTATTCAACGGGCTAAGCGGGTTATGCCTTATCTGTTGTATAGTCTAGGGCCATCCAAAGAGCACCGTCCCCTCCACGAAAAATGGGCAGGTTTAGTCCTACCGGTAGACGATGTTTTTTGGAATACCCATTTCCCCCCTAATGGCTGGGGCTGCCGGTGTCGTGTAAGGCAAATTACTAAGCGAGATGCTACCCGCCGAGGACTTTCACCATTGCCTGATATAAATCCCATTCGTTGGACAAACAAATACACTGGGCGCACGGAAATGGTGCCCGAGGGTATAGACCCCGGCTGGAATTATAATCCTGGTCAATCCCGTTCGCAGTGGTTAAAAAAGCACGCTCAAGAAAAAGATAAGGAGTTTAATGAGGCGTTAAATTAA
- a CDS encoding DUF935 domain-containing protein, with translation MAENKTKAVNKKSLTREVAGPSAVRNPFEMEAVASGLTPSKLASVLQEAAEGDMQAYLTLAEEMEEREPHYASVLRTRKFAVCSLDISVEHSTENKFTEEIQQLIDTPEFADMMSDALDAIGKGFSVNEIIWDQTGSVWKPVAYKWRDPRYFMFLKDNPEELRIIDESNSEAGLEIPPYKFIVHRPRLKSGLTLRGGLARLVAFSYLCKMYGLKDWMAFLEIYGVPLRIGYYDGEIDEKQEETLRRAVYEIGSDAAAILPRTMAIEFQEISHTASGSDAFARLAEWIDRQLSKAVLGQTMTADDGSSHAQAQVHDEVRQDIIDADAKQLATTINRDLIKPYIDLNYGVQEEYPRIKISLPESYDTENLADNLAKLVPLGLKVSQQEVLSKLGLSEPQEGEELLAAPSTQPAESNKEDKANNRQQTCSHCQAVNSQQPDEIDQLETLMLDDWQQQLTPVIDPLISAIQQAQSYEELQQLLPDLLSKMDRTQLAESLAKAGFIAYGHGVAEGDN, from the coding sequence ATGGCTGAGAATAAGACAAAGGCAGTGAATAAAAAAAGCCTCACCCGTGAGGTAGCAGGTCCTTCTGCAGTACGAAACCCGTTTGAAATGGAAGCGGTCGCCAGTGGCTTAACCCCCAGTAAATTAGCATCGGTTTTACAGGAAGCTGCCGAAGGTGACATGCAAGCCTATTTAACCCTGGCGGAAGAAATGGAAGAGCGGGAGCCTCATTATGCCAGTGTCTTACGCACCCGAAAATTTGCGGTGTGTAGTTTGGATATTAGCGTGGAGCACAGTACTGAAAATAAATTCACAGAAGAAATACAGCAGTTAATTGATACCCCAGAATTTGCTGACATGATGAGTGATGCGCTGGATGCCATTGGCAAAGGGTTTAGCGTCAATGAAATTATCTGGGACCAGACCGGCAGCGTATGGAAGCCCGTGGCCTATAAGTGGCGAGATCCTCGGTACTTTATGTTCCTAAAAGACAACCCGGAAGAACTGCGGATTATTGACGAATCCAACTCAGAGGCAGGGCTGGAAATTCCACCGTATAAATTTATTGTCCATCGGCCACGGTTGAAATCGGGTTTAACCTTAAGAGGCGGGTTAGCCCGATTAGTAGCCTTTTCCTACCTGTGTAAAATGTATGGTCTCAAGGACTGGATGGCTTTTTTAGAAATTTATGGCGTACCGCTTCGAATCGGTTATTACGATGGTGAAATTGATGAAAAGCAGGAAGAGACCTTACGGCGTGCGGTGTATGAAATTGGCAGTGACGCAGCGGCTATCTTACCCAGGACTATGGCCATTGAGTTTCAAGAAATAAGCCATACGGCGAGTGGCTCGGATGCGTTTGCCCGACTGGCGGAGTGGATCGACCGGCAGCTATCTAAAGCCGTACTCGGCCAGACCATGACCGCCGATGATGGGAGCAGTCACGCACAAGCTCAAGTCCATGATGAAGTGAGACAGGATATTATTGACGCCGATGCGAAACAATTAGCCACCACCATTAACCGGGATTTAATTAAGCCCTATATTGATTTAAATTACGGGGTGCAGGAAGAATACCCGCGCATCAAAATTAGCCTACCAGAGTCGTATGATACGGAAAATCTGGCGGATAATTTAGCCAAACTGGTGCCGCTGGGGTTAAAAGTCTCACAGCAAGAAGTACTCAGTAAATTAGGTTTATCAGAGCCCCAGGAAGGGGAGGAATTATTAGCAGCCCCAAGTACACAACCCGCTGAGTCCAATAAAGAAGATAAAGCGAATAACCGGCAACAGACGTGTAGTCACTGCCAGGCAGTAAACAGCCAGCAGCCCGACGAAATCGACCAGTTGGAAACCCTGATGTTGGATGATTGGCAACAGCAGCTGACACCGGTAATTGATCCCCTTATATCGGCTATTCAACAAGCGCAAAGCTATGAAGAGTTACAACAGTTGTTACCTGATTTATTGAGTAAAATGGATCGTACTCAACTGGCGGAGAGCTTGGCCAAAGCCGGATTTATTGCCTATGGTCATGGTGTAGCAGAGGGCGACAACTGA